From Platichthys flesus chromosome 19, fPlaFle2.1, whole genome shotgun sequence:
gacTCAgcatgtaactgtgtgtgtgtgtgtgtgtatgtttgaatCCATCCTGTGCTGcaaatgtcactttatttttcCAGGTGTTTCCCAGCTCTCACTTTAAAAGCAGCTGTCGTGCAGATGTCACTTTTGTTTGTCTAACTACACTTTAATTCACTTTGGTTATGTTCCGGGTATCGTTTGAGATTTGTTTGAGTGTTTATTGATACCAGTACACTCTCTATGTTTTGGTCCAGTACAGATaccaaaaaatacatatttaatctTATGAAGAAtccaaaaatgttaaatgtctaTTGAGTTTTCCTTAAACGTGAActacaacatttaaacatttaaacttgtCAGAGTTGTCTGCAGGACCTCACCTCCATGAACATTTATAACAAAAGCTTCAGACCAAAGACTCGTAAAACTTTTCAGACACAATTCTGCATCATTAAAGTTTCCAAATTTCACGTAACTGACTTTCATCACTTTGTGGCACAGGCCGCACAGCTCGGTGCCGCCATCTTGTGTCTGCACAGGGGAATGCAGCATTTTTTAACACATTGTTAATGCATGCAGTGTTTTTATTGAAACCAGCGTCTCGTGGCCCCTGAGCGCTCACTGTGGTGTTGTTGTACCAGGTGAGGGTGGTGCAGGGGAAGGAGCCGGCCCACCTGATGAGTCTGTTTGGAGGACAGCCCATGGTGGTGTACAAGGGGGGCACGTCCAGAGAGGGAGGTCAGTCGGCCGCTGCGGAGACTCGACTCTTCCAGGTTCGATCCAACTCTGCAGGACACACCCGAGCTGTGGAGGTAAGAGAGCGCACAACGCCACCTTCAAACGTCGTGACTCTAAAGCACGAGGTCTGTGATATTCTATAAATGGAGGTTAAACCTGAAGgacctgtgtgtttctgcagctcgATGCGGTGGCGTCCAACCTGAACTCCAACGACGCGTTCGTCCTGGTGACCCCCGGGGACTCGTTCATGTGGGTGGGCGTCGGTGCCAGCGACACGGAGAAGCAGGGCGCTCAGCAGCTGAGCGACATCCTGGGAGCGTCGGTCTCCGAGCTGTCGGAGGGAGGAGAGGCCGGTGAGGAAGCTACGAATATCGTTCTCTCATATTTATGTGCTTTTAAAGCAGAATATTATAGTTGTATTACAGAGTTATATGTGTGGTCAAGCTGTGAAACTGAAGCTCTTCTGTGTGGagtagttttctttttgtttcttgtaGCTCATGTTCATCCATATTAAAACAAAGCCGTGATTGTCTCGCCCCTCTAGATTTTATCAGTGAGCTTGTGATGCTTCAAAGCTCTAAAAGAAACTGGATTATAGAACCTCAGGCTAAAACAGATTCATTCACAACAGAATGAATTTTTAATTAACGCCCTCTGCTTTTAAGAACCAGCTTCAGTTCTTAAAAGCTCCCAAAGACAAAAtggaacattttatttctatgagctcaagaaaacaaaaccaaattcCTGCTGTGAATTGAGTAAAACTGTACTTTAACATATCTTTGACACTATCTTACTGGTTCTGTGATTTGAATTGTaatttttaaaatcatattattGTGTCTAGATGTTggataacgtgtgtgtgtgtgtgtgttgtcgccACAGATCAGTTCTGGGAAGCTCTGGGAGGAAAAGCAGATTATCGCACGTCGACCAGACTCAAGGACAAGATGGACGCTCATCCACCCAGACTCTTCGCCTGCTCCAATAAGACTGGAAACTTCATTGTGAGTATTTCAGGAGAAACCGAGGGAATCGACCTTTTAAAtcagacagaaaaatacaacatgCATGTAAATGTACTGCTCCGAGGCCACAGCACATTAATGAAGTGATCATGTGTGTCAGATTGAGGAGGTACCCGGGGAGATGACCCAGGAAGACCTCGCCACCGATGATGTCATGATCCTCGACACCTGGGACCAGGTAAAGCCACCGGAGCTGTGGAGAGATGTGGATTCAAAATCAGTGCAATGAAAAGAGcaaacatgcaaaaaacattttatttctttaggTGTTTGTCTGGATCGGAAACGAGGCccaagaggaagagaagactGAAGCCATGGCCtctggtaaaaaaataaatcatattatcATCATTCTGCAAAATAGAAAACACGTCGAGTcatatttaaattgttaatcCCAAAAGGATCCTTGCTAAAGTCTGGTTCCAGATCCCTGTCGTTTGGTTCTGCGTGTCCTCTCCGGTCCTCAGTGATAATGTCTGTCCTCTTCCCTCAGCCGTCCGTTACATCGAGACGGATCCGGCCAACCGAGACCGCAGGACGCCCATCGTCAAGATCAAGCAGGGCTTCGAGCCGCCCACCTTCTCCGGCTGGTTCCTGGGCTGGGACCACGACTACTGGACCAGCGACCCCCTGGAGCGCGCTATGGCTGAGCTGTCCCTGTGAGCTGTCAcctgacaacccccccccccgcgctccgCCACAATCATTAAGACTTTTCCAGCCGCAGttatgttgtttctttctttttttctatattCTGTTGGTTTTAATAAGATAAATTAGTGTCTTCTTTCACTTTATCTCACACGCTACACTGATGATTATACTCCTTAACCAACCAATAACAATCAAGCTTTAACAGATACACATACTTCCTGTAGGGTTTTGCACTAAAGTCAGTAGCTACAGTTTTTTAAATGGACATTAAAAAAGCCCACTGCCTATTTAAAGCAATACAGCCAATGCCTTAAAATAATTCTTTCCTCTAGCTTTACAGTTAACCTGTGGAACTCGTGAACCTTTTCACAAGGTACTGCTGAACTTGAAGGATTCCTTCACAGACATAAGTTTGGTTGTcacttctatttattttttaaatagctgATTTATTCCCAGGAAGCTTGAGTGATGCTGCAGTTGCAAACTTTTCACGGGAACCCGACGCTTCGCTGCTTTACGAGCTGGTTACGTCTCCTGTGACACTTTCTCAGGTTTCCCTTGTTATCAtttcaataaaactaaattaaacaaGTTGAGTCTTATGTCTTTTTTTACAAACACTTTTATCAGAGGCACTTTTCTGAAAGAATGAAATGTAAAGAAGAAATGATtttgataaaatataaatattgaatcaggtttatttgtttttatttgccaaATAAGTGTTAGTTTCAAGAATTTTCACGAATATCTTGATATTCTTTGAATTAGACAACACATTTGCTGAAAGTACTTGGAAGTTTGCATGTCCTTCCTCTTGTGGTATGATAATTAAAGGTGATTGTGCGCATTTCCACGTTAATGAAGCTGTCAGTGCAGGGCAGGATGAAGATCAACCCGGTGGAATCACAAGAATAACAAAGACTAAAGTACTGCAAACACAATAATGAGGAAGCGTGCACGGGTCACTGCCTCGGGTCAAGGGTCAATCAGAATTTTACACTAAATATTCATCCAATCAGTGCAGTGTCCCTATAACAAGAGGCCTGTGTATTAATGCAGCTACAGTTCCTGTAGTGTTTATCTAATGTGGTTATAAACACTCAATTTAACCTGACAGACAACTAGAGCCACCAGATATGAAGTTATAGGGACTGATGCTGATACCTATATAAGGAAGAAACACACTTCACCTATATACTTCAAAACAACTAACGACTGATTCACTGTAACAATGATCATCAGTTTGTGTATATAAGCTCCTTGAAAGATATTTTAGCTCTAGAAATTCCCTTTTTTGGGTCTACACGGCGCGATGTATCAGCTGGGAGTATATCTAAATATCTGAATGATGATCTAGTGGAAGAATACTTTGAACTCATCTGTAGAAGAGCACTTAAAACACATGCTCCTTGCATAATGCGTCTCAGGCGAAAGATAATGGCTCGTTCATACTCCTTCACAATCTGTGTACAGAGCAAAAATACACGCAAATGACTCAAATACATTCACTTTTCCTTCTAAGAGCAGTTGCCCTGCTTACTGAGGGTAACTTTTAATTAAGTAAACGCAAAAAAACAGTTCAACGGCTTCTAAAggcaattaaataaatacacacaataaagGAAATGAGTCTGCTGCACAAACTCCGGAGTTTCCAAACCTGTGAATAAACAGACTGAGTCATCAACAGTCATTCACTCACCAACCAGCCAGCTTTGCTTGCACAGTGGAACATAAACAGGGTTACTAAGTACAActtgacaaatatatatatatatatatatatatataataaaaaaaatgtgttgcctAGAATCACCTGCATGACAAAGATCCCACAACGGGTGCCATCTGACTTTTTTCCAAACTAAGTTCTGTAGTGTAACCAGCAGGTCATCCTGAATGTTTAATTGGACTTTGGTGACTTAACACAATATAACAGTGAAGTTATGGAAAAcgtattaatacatatatatacaaatattatattaataaaaaaaatcctttcttTAGCATAACCATTAGGAGACACTGGACGTGTGACATGATTATTGTGAGAATATACAGTAGTACAATGAAGTAATTGAATACTTTTTTGTAACCTCTCTTTTCGGTGTGTTGCACTTTGTAGACGGTCCCTCTGCACTTGTCTCACAGCCGGCTGTATACAGGGACCAATGTCCTGTGTCCATCTTGGAGGACGAGTCCAACTGATGAAAACTGTCTTCTAGCCCGTTGTCCACCTCACTGCGGTGGGAAAGACGcgtggtttgtgttttaaacaacTCTTCGCTTTTGGCTTATTAACGCGGGAATTTCATTCACAGTTACTTGCCAACGACCCATTCGCAGACTCCTTATGATCCAGTATAAAATCATTGTTTATTACCAGATATGTAAAGAGGAACCTTATGGTGAATTGAATCTgaggcaacaaaaacaacagaaaacatgagCATTGTTTTTGGTTCTTTctcttgtatttttttctgtggatACCTTGTTACATGGAAGCTACATGgataaactttattaaaaaaaacacaaaaaagatgaGAAgtcagagacagaagaagagaagctgCTTCGTGGTCGTGCAAACAGCTTAAAATCATCATACATATAAAGTTAATATGCTACGTAGCTGTGGTTTAATAATTTGTCTCTGTTGCAGCAATAAATTGAACAGACAGAATTTACTTTAATAAAACACTAACAGGCTTTTGTATTCCACAAGAAagagatgaataaatgaaacagATCGATGCACATTAAACATGAGTCAAGCTGAGACAAACTTGAAACCTCAAACAAGTCACAGCAAACCAGGGCTCCACATTAACACGAGACACTCGTCCCTTCTGGACAAACTTTGGACCTAGACAGTTGAATATTAAGTTTGAGGGACGTTAGTCTTTTGCAAAACACTGTTTAGGTGGTTTGCCAATTTGTTAATATCTTTGTGTAAATATGTTCCCAAAAATGTTGAGTCACATTTCTGcacttttaactttaaaagtGATTCTTTTCATCATTAAGTTTTGTTGATTCCCGAACCATTACTTCTTTTAACGATCTTTCCATTTGATCAACGCAGATTATTTGCTCAGACAGAACATTTACTGCTTTGTCAACAGAACCTGTTTTAAATCTATATTCTGAATTTAACAGAAGTTCATTTAAAACTGAGTTATGAGTCGCACAAAACCTTATGACACCGGATATTTatcattgtttgtttcttttaactTGTCCAGTGGGACATGTACAGTATTCTCCTTCACAAAATTATAGAATTAAGAAATACGCTCTTCCTGGACAAGTGGACAATTGTTAATGTTGAGCCCTGAACAATATAACAAACTTAACttgaatgcatttatatatgtatatatagggTAACACCACTAAGTGAGACATGGACTAAACACTTCAATGTACATTCACAACCCTTCTGTTATCTATATGTCAGAAGGAGGAAGCATATAAGAACTGTATATTACTTGGCTTGTTGCACTCGGACAGAAGGAAAGAGACAAGatgctgctgtttaaaaaacaaacatgcagtCATAAAATCATAGTGTTCTCGTCTCAGTGCATAGAAGTGAGATTTTAGACTGGAAAATGAAGCAATGGCAGTAAGTTAAGGCCTTTGGCTGAAAGATTTGCATTAAATGTCAGTCGCTGCTTTATCCTGAGCAGACTGAAGCCTGACCGGGGGGGTTGGAATACGCATGTGGCTGACGAAGatgaaaatatatgtaaatatgaagtgTTTGTTGTATGTTGTCCAGCAACCTGAACGTTAAATATACTGTGTATGAATAGGAAGTGAACTGTAAACATATGACAGGCAGCAACATCCAGCCTGAAAACCATTAGGACTCTATATGACCCATCAGCCAGGTCTTCAGTTTGTAATGTGAGATGACAGTAATGTCCGTATGTGCTGGCGTGTGTTCCTGCAGTTCTATTTCTATATCGCTGGCCGATCCTTTCTAAACTCATTTACTACATTTTAATACTTATTAAAAGTACTATTTGATACATCTCAATTCAAACAGTTGAGTGTGTTCATGCATTCATACACATACTGTATTCACAACAATCTCCTTGTTGAAGcctaaacattttctggaataAATAAAGTACAGGTTCGTGTTTGAaccattttactttgaaattcgGTGAAATCATGTCATGGCACAGGGAACAGCCTAGAACCAGAGGTAGGTTTCTGAGGATCGGCAGCAAAGCCATTAGAGCCCTCAGATGGATATTGGGAAAATAATAATGGCACGAAGAAACTGGCAGTGGTTGTAGTAGTGCCATGTCAACAGGGGATATTAGCTAAATAAATACaaggacctgtgtgtgtgtgtgtgtgtgtgtgtgtgcgtgtgtgtgtgtgtgtgtgtgcacagttgtAAGGCTGCACATCCAGCTGGCACTTTCCTCTAAAGTGTTTGAGAACGGGATGATGAAAGGTTTGTACTTCCTGACTCTGTTTTGACAGTCAGGGGAACCTGCAGGATAAAAGCTAAACCACCTGCTGTGGGTCGGGTCGTTCACAATAACCCTTTTAAAATACTGTACAGTGACGCAACCCGCTTTGGTCAGATCTGAGCCAACGTGTGACACAAGttacatttcaattttttaacTTCCACTCATCTGCTGAAGATCTTTGACAGATCTAAAAGAATAATTTTCTGCAGAAGTGGCGGTCTGGAACCAAATCACCTAAGACCCACAGGCTTGAGAATGGTCCTGGTTACTAATCACCAGAGAGGTGGAActacacctgtgtgtgtgctggcggTCGACTACAGGCTTTGTGGTGTGTTTAAGTTGCAAAGAGGGTTTGTTCACAAGTGTGGATCTTTTGAGGAAAGCTTGGAGCTTCctcagaaaaaaatcacaactTCCTGAACTGAATACAGGCCCTAAATAtgtgtgaatgatgtgtgaCCGACGAGCACAAAGACTCCTCAGCGTTTCATGAAGGCCTGCATCATCTCCATTGGCAGCGGGAAGATGATGGTGGAGTTCTTCTCGGCGGCGATGGTGCTGAGGGTCTGAAGGTAGCGCAGCTGCAGGGCAGACGGAGACTCTGCGATCACCAGGGAGGCTTCCTTCAGAGCCCGAGAGGcgttcatctctccctctgccgCGATCACCTGGAGGAGGAACCAGGAAGGAAGAGCGACACCTCAGTGTTAGATCTGTCATCAGGAACtttttcaaaagtttttttaacTAAAGACATTATTTTAACAAAAGGTTTAATTAGATTTGACAAATATTCTGATCTAGAAATTATACAAATCAGTTGTTtttgaaaatttgaaaaatgtaaccATTTGTATAACTTAAAATCACTACCATTATCTTGAgatgtgtgtacatgcatgttACAAGTGTTGCATGAATTGATTCTCTGCTGACTTGTCATTTCTCTTTCCTGACATATGAACGTGCAGGAGGGTGCAGTCTTTCAGAGGACGTGGGGGTGTCTTACCTTGGCTCTGGCCTCACGGCTGGCCTCTGCCTCAGCCGCCATCGCTCTCTGGAGCTGTTGGGGCAGCTTGACGTCTTTGATCTCCACCCGCTCCACCTTGATCCCCCAGTCATCTGTTGCATCATCCAGGGTCGACTGAAAAGCAGAGAGACGGGTTCTCTAATGGGACCTTCATGGACCAGCCACCATAAAAGTACTAAttgcccacacagacacacactcatctgcTAAGCAATCGTCTTCACttttaacaaaaacatgtatttatcaaCCCAGTTTTtcactgcagagaaagtgaCCTCGCCCTCTTCTCCTGAAGCCAATTATCTTGTATTGTTCCAAACTGTCCAGCAGATGGAGCTCAACCAAGTTTCTCTCCTAAATAAATTATGTAAGTTCAGAGCATTGTGTAAATGTACAAGAGGTGATGCTGAGTGCTTGTAATACATATTCACACTATGATACACAATCACACGTTACAATGTATTTACACAAATCTGTAACGACTGAAATAATCATATTACTGCAGTCATTTCAAACCTGCTGATGGTATTTAAAGTGCATGTCGTAGTATTTAAAGTGCTGCTGAATGTTACCTGCATGCTGTGTGCGATCTCTTCACGGTCAGACAGGATCTCTGCCAGGTTCTTGGTTCC
This genomic window contains:
- the stom gene encoding erythrocyte band 7 integral membrane protein isoform X4, whose protein sequence is MLLTLPISIWMCIKIVKEYERAIIFRLGRILRGGAKGPGLFFILPCTDSFINVDMRTITFDIPPQEVLTKDSVTVSVDGVVYYRVQNATLAVANITNADAATRLLAQTTLRNVLGTKNLAEILSDREEIAHSMQSTLDDATDDWGIKVERVEIKDVKLPQQLQRAMAAEAEASREARAKVIAAEGEMNASRALKEASLVIAESPSALQLRYLQTLSTIAAEKNSTIIFPLPMEMMQAFMKR